The window CATTCATCCTTCATCCCTCCGCCTTCATCCTCGTTCCTTTGTCCCTCCGCCTTCGGCCTTCTCCTCCGCCTCAGCCTGTGCGGTTACGACAGCGGACAGGAATCGCAGATGGGACGAGCGCGACAGTTCACCTTTGCCAACTGCACCAGCAGGGCATGGTATTCGTTGTACATGCCCGGGCGGCGAGGCAGTGAGGACTCGAACATGAGGCGCAGTACCTCGTATGGTTCGTCGCCGCCGACCAGGCCGTAGCGTGACAAGATGCGGCGCGTGTAGGCGTCGATCACGAACACGGGGCGGCCAAGCGCGTAGAGCAGTATCGAGTCGGCTGTTTCCGGCCCAATTCCGCTGCACGCGAGCAGCATCGGGCGGAGAGTCCCGGTCGGGATGCGGCGCAGGCCGGAGAAACCGCCCTGCGAAATCAGCCATTTGATGAAAACGGCAAGGCGCGCAGCCTTAACGTTGTAGAATCCGGCGCTGCGG of the bacterium genome contains:
- a CDS encoding endonuclease III domain-containing protein, with product MILRTLDTGADARALQRIYGILLAAYGPQHWWPGDTPLEVAVGAILTQNTAWANVEKAMAVLKSRRLLSLEILARLSPAALAPLIRSAGFYNVKAARLAVFIKWLISQGGFSGLRRIPTGTLRPMLLACSGIGPETADSILLYALGRPVFVIDAYTRRILSRYGLVGGDEPYEVLRLMFESSLPRRPGMYNEYHALLVQLAKVNCRARPICDSCPLS